The Numida meleagris isolate 19003 breed g44 Domestic line chromosome 27, NumMel1.0, whole genome shotgun sequence sequence ccagcgccGGGCATCACCCGAGGACGGGATGGGCACGGTGTGGGGGTCTGCCTGTCCCTGCCACAGCCTGGGCTGGGGGcacccatccccatcccatccccatcccatttcCATCCCCATTCCATCTCGTCCCCATCCCATCTTCATCTCAtcttcatccccatccccatcctatacccatcctcatcctcatcccatTTCCATCCCgattccatcccatccccatcccatcttCATCTCAtcttcatccccatccccatcctatacccatcccatccccatcccatttcCATCCCCATTCCatctcatccccatcccatcttCATCTctatccccatccccatccccatccccatccccattcccattcccatcccatccccatcccatccccacccctgTCTtgtcccatcccattcccatcccatccccatccccacacccatccccatcccatctttatcccatcccatcccatttccatccccattccatcccatccccatcccatcccatttcCATCCCCATTCCatctcatccccatcccatcttCATCTTATCTTCATCCCCATCCCTAtacccatcccatccccatcctcatccccatctcATGTGCAATGTGACTGCGCTCTGGGGTCACCAGAGCAGGGAAATGCCACAGGGGGGGCCCACACTGGGACTGGCAGTAGGCAGATGAGCACGGCGGGTGCCATGGGATGGGGTCACAGCGGAATGGGGTCACATCAGGGTGGGGTCACAGGGTCACGGGGGGGGCAGCCCCACCTTCTGCGGCTCCAGCAGGCTGACGGGCATGTTGCCTCCACTGAAGATCTCCCACGTTGTCGCCCCAAAGCCCCACTTGTCGGCCGGCAGTGCCAGGCTCTGGGGGTCGCTCAGGCACTCGGGGGCCACCCAAGGGATGCGCTCCACCAGCACTGGAGAGAGGGGACGGCCCCGCTCAGCACCACCGGGGGGATGCACAGCCCCCTGGGGCCAGCGCTGCACTTACACTCCTTGGCCAGGACGGTGACGCTGACACCGGGGTCACTGAGCTTGATGAAGGGGGGGCTGCCGCTGGCCGCGTCCCCCTCCCTGGTCAGCAGCACCTTCTTAGCAGAGACGTTGCCGTGGGTGATTTTCTTGTCCTcctgggaggggacagggacCCTGAGCGTGGCACTGGCTGAGGAGAGCCCCGGTGCTCtgccctgcagtggggctgggggccatggggctggggtgcGGGGGATCAGTGGGAGCAACGGGACAGGGGTGCTcagagatgtggggcagggatgggtgAGAGCCGTGGGGACAGGGATGCATGGGACATGGATGGTTGGGGGCTAGGGGAATACAGATGCAAGAAGCTGCAGGGACACATCCGCATGGGAGTGGGGGCTCAtggtgggggaggggggagccCTGGGACGTTGGCCACCCACTTACCAGGTAGTTGAGTGCGTACGCCAGCTGCTTGGCCacctgcagcttccagctggTCGTCACCTTACCCTCACTGTGATTCTTCTTCAGGTAGAGGTCCAGGGGCCCGTGCCTGATGTACTCCTGCACCATGATGCCTGCGGGCAGGGGGAGCAGGCTGGTCCCATGCGTGCACCCTGGGGGTGGCACAGGGGACGGGGACAAGGGACACTCACTGTTCTTGCCGAGGCTGACGCcgtgcagcagcaccaggtgcTTGTGGGACAGCTGGCTCATGATGCTGGCGGCCTCCAGGAAGGACTGAGGGGGAGATGGGTCAGGGGGCGGCAGGATGCAGGCGGGTGGGTGCTGAGGGCCCCCCCCAGCTCACCTCGGAGCAGTTGCGGTGGCTGCTGTCCATCACCTTGAGCACCACCGGGGTCTGGTAGAACTCGTCGTCCTTCTGGTCCCGCTTGATGCCCTTGTAGATGTGGGTGAAGGAGCCCTGCCCCAGGCTCTCGCCCTGCCATGGGATGGAATGTTGGGTGGGGAGGGTCCCCCCGGGCCCCCAGACCCCCCGCTCCATCCTGCCATACCTGGATAAGGTTCTCGGGGTTGATCTTGTGGAATGTCATCTGGCTGGGGCTGCGgcgtggggcggggggggagtTGGGGGGTCGGGGGCAGCCGCTGCGCACGATCAGCAGGTTGGACTTCTCTGGAGGAGGGGGGGAATGTGAGGGGAGGCCGTGACGTCACAATGCCTGCTCCATGACATCACACTGCTTGCACTATGACATCACAATGCCTGCTCTGTGACATCACAGTGCCTGCTCTACGGCATCACACTGCCTGCACCATGACATCACAATGCCTGCTCCGTGACATCAAAATGCCTGTTCTATGACATCACATTGCTTGCACTATGACATCACAATGCCTTCTCCGTGACATCAAAATGTCTGCTCTGTGACATCACCATGCCTGCACTATGACATCACAATGCCTGCACTATGACATCACTCTGCCCGCACTATGACATCACTCTGCCCGCATTATGACATCACAATGCCTGCACTATGACGTCACGCAGCATGCTATGCCACACAGCTCACTCTGCAGGGACACCCAGCCCACTCCGTGACATCACGCAGTGCGTTTTAATGACAACACCCCTCATTTTACGATGCCACGCGTCCCGTCCTGGGATGTCAcagcccccccctccccacaaaTCCCTGCCCTCGTCCCCCCGCCGCGGTGTCACCTCGGGGCAGGGGCGGGCAGCACGTGTCCAGGCGCAGGTGGGCACCCTCAGCCTGCAGCCCGCAGCGCCCGTAggtgcccagcagctcctgcaggctgcagaatCGCCGCGCCAGCCCCATCAGCCAGAAGCTGCCGTCCTCATCCCTGCGGATCAGGCAGCGCTTGTAGTCCCGCCCGGAGAGCGTCTGCAGGGCAAGAGAGAGAGCTCAGGACCACGGGGACCCCGAGGGCCACACCGGTGGCACCGTCCCCGCAGCATCCCCTGGGTTCTGTGCCACGCAGAGCGcttgctgggggggggggtctgtGGCCCCACCTCGGTGCACACGGTCAGCAGGTAGCTGTCGAAGTCCTGGGGGCTGCGGCGCAGCACAAACAGCCCCGGGTGGGCCCCTGCCGCCTTCAGCTTGTGCACGGCGAACTCAGAGCTGCCACGGCACAGGAGGGTGTGGGGAGGGGGACACCCCAGGGACCCCCCATGGCACATCGCAGCGCTCCCCAAGCGTGGTGAGCGCTGGAGTGTCCCCCCTGGGGTGAGCGGATGGGGTTCCCCTCTCAAGAATTTCCTCCCACTTTGAGCCCATGGCcttgggggggggtggggggtggggggcacacACCTGATGGGCCCGTGGCACTGGTTCTCCACGTCCTCAAGCAGCCGGGGGGGGGCCACCTCCTTGCAGAAGTAGTGGTGGGCGTCCGCAGTCAGGCGGTAGTAGCCATCCACCAGGGCCACGAAGGAGAGCGCTTCCCGCAGCGTGGGGAACTCCACCTCCTGGGTGTGAGCAAGGTGAGCCCCCAGCGTGCTGTGACCCCCACCCCCCATCCCCCCCAGCTCACCAGCACCCTGTTGTCCGTCTTGGTGAGGGTGACGATGCGGTTCTCCACGGGGCTGCCATCGCGGCTCGCCTGCTTGATGCTGACGTCGGCGATGTCGGGGAAGTCGCAGAAGTGCTGGCGGCTCTGGCAGGGACACTGGGGGGGCTGCCCTATGCACATTCCCCCACCCCACAACCCCACCACCTGaccccccacctccccacccGCCCTATGGCTGGACCACCCCCTCACCACCCTTTGCTTGGGGTTCCCTCACCTCGGATCcgctgcagctccaggagacCCCGCTGTCTGCGGACACGTGGATGGCGATGTCGGCGTCGGGGCCGCGTGCGTGGAAGCTCTCCTCGGCCCAGCAACGCTGCAGCCGCTCCAGGTCCAGCAGGTACTTGAGCTTCAGGCAGCGCCCGTCCGCCCGGCAGCCCCCCATCCTGCGCAGGGACTGCGCGACGCGGCGGCGGATGCGCTTGCGGGTgaggaagctgtgctgctggatcTGGCACCGCAGCGGCTCGGGGATGCAGGACTTGTAGCTGGGGGtaggggggtggggagggagggcgGGAGGTCAGGCGGGAGGGGGTGGGTGCCCCCCGCCTCCAGGTGAGGTCCCCGCTCACCTGATGCAGCTGAAGACCTGCTCGGGGCTCTGCCACTTCTCCTTGGAGATGCGCAGCATgtccagcactgccaggctCAGGCATTCCTCCTGCCCCGCCAGGCTCAGCGCCAGCCCCATGCGCCCCGCGATGAAGTCACTGCGGGTCTGGGGACAGAGACACAGCTcgaggtggggggggggcaaaGCCCCCTGCTCGCTGCAAGCCCTGGTTGTGCACCGGCCATACACCCCCAGAGCCTGGTTCCATCCATGAGGCTGAGGCAGGAGCTGTGCGTCCCCCCCGCCCCATCGTGCAGGGCCACCCCCTGGATCTGTGCCCGTGTGTGTCGCACCCTGGGGCAGGgatgcagtgcagcacagctcacCTGGGCAAACATGTAATCGATGACGGGGTAGTCCAGCACGGGGCTGGGGCGGTCACTGGGCAGCTGGTAGCGGTGCGCCTGGCCCAGTCCACACCAGTTGGGGAAGAAGAATCTGTcggggggggcagggaggggggtTGGCTGGGCTCAGTGCCGCATCCTGCGCCACGCAGCCCCCATCAGCCACCAGAGAATCCCCACCTGATCCTATACACCACCACCTGGCTGCGGGCATCCTCCACCATGAAGAGGTGGTTGGGGGGGTACCAGCAGCTGAGATCCTCCGTGGCCAGCGCGAAGAGAGGGTGGCAGATGGGCAGCACgcctggggacagagggacagagcGCTGTCCCCGTGGCTGTGACCATGCAGGGTGGGTGCACGGCCGGGGGATGGTGCTCACCGCAGGCCTTGGCAGCGCGCACGCACAGCTCCTCGGCCGTGTACTCGCCGAAGGTGAATGTGAGGACGGAGGTGGAGTCGGGGGGGTTGCAGGGTGCCCGGTGATAAAGGTACACCTGCAGCGTGCCGGGCTCCGAGGaggacaggctgcaggagcGCTCCCCGATCAGCGGCGTCTCCTCGCCCAGCGGGGCCATGGTGGGCGCTGCGAGGACAGCGGTGCTCGGTGCggtccccgtgtcccccccccccaagtgTTGTCCCCAAGCAGAGTACCCCATGAACTGAGATCCCCAGGAATTGGGACCCGGGGCTTGGACCCGCCACCCATTGCCCTGCGTTTGTTTTGCAGGTGGAGAAACGGAGGCATGCCGCCGCTTTtggatgctctgcagcagccagcccagggaCGCGCTCGTGTCCTGCATCACACCTGGCCCGCAGAGCACATGGCTCCATCCCTGTGCCGGGGGGTCGTCCAGAGCCCATGAAGCCCCCCATGTCCCACGGTACCTGCGCTGTCCCGGTGGCCACACTGGCGCTGCGTGCTCCGTCCTGGGTGGGGCTGCACTTTCTGGGTTGCGTAGGTGGCTGCGAGCGTCAAAAAGTCCCCATGGTGACTTCCTTCCTGCCCACAGCGTCTCTGAGCAGAGGGAACTTCCTGACGAGGGagggggcacggggctgggggcCCGAAGGAGCCACCCCAGGGGCAGAGGCCACCTCCCACTCTGGGTACCCCCCACTCCCAGCCGGTGCTGTGGGTACCGCGGCGGTGGGCACTGCCCCGTGTCCCATCCTGCACCtccagcccagtgctgccccatGCACCCTGTGCTCCCCCCATGCCGCTCGCAGCCCCCCcaggagcactgggagctgccCACCCACTCTGGGACCATGGGGGAGCCCCGTTAAACCATCCCAGTGCTGTGCGGCTCCGCACGAACACCGGTGGGTGTGCAGGGGGGgggcagcagccactgctgcttttttcccctttttgctGCTCAAAGaggcaaaggcagcagagaggtggGGTCCCACCCCTCGGGGACAAGGCCACGATGTGGCATCACCGCAGCCAGAGCCTGGGTACCCTGCCACATGCTGGAGCGCATGGATGTGCCCTGCGGGGACGGCGCGTCCTCCTGCAGAGGGGACAGTCCCCACATCACACCTCTTCCTGGGTCTCAGCCCTGCTTTTCAGGCATGGGGACCAACCTGTCCCAGGTGGAACAAAGCAGCTCTTATACCAGGGAATGAGGAAGCGGGGCCAGCCCTCTTGTCACTGCACCCCGAGGGGAAGAGCCATGGCCCCATCCTCACCCTCAGGCCTGGGATCCTGCATGGGTGGGCGGCAGGGAAGGGGTTATTGCTGCGGCCCCACGCAGCTCCGTGGCCCTCCCCGTGCCGTAccctgcctcctcccagccccgcgCCCCTCTGGCACTCTGCGCCCGTCGAGGTCGCGGCCGGATCCCTGCCAGCCCTTGGGGGAGCAGCCCCGCAAGGGAGGTGACTTTTGCCGGGTAAAGGTTTCGGTTGGATTTGTTTTGTCGCCGGAGGGAGATAAGTGGTGCTCAGCGCTCCGTGTTTGCGCTGGGTTTGGGGGATTGCTGCGTCCTGGCCGTGTCCTTCGGCTGCTTCGCTCCGTGGTGGGACCGGGCAGTGTTGCATGCTCTGGACTGGGAGGTATTTGGGGTATTTAGGGTATTTGGGGAGCTTTCCGGGGCTGCTTCTTTGCACCCTTCCGCCGGGATGAGGACCgggatggggacacggtgaTGCTCCTCTCCGTGCTCACTCCTCCTTGCCTTGCACCTCGATAACCGCCCATTGCTCCCTCtcgctgcagtgctgctgcccctgcACACACTGGGACTTGCCCATCCGCGGGTCCTTGTCCCCGTGTGCCCGGGGGGGGCCGTCCCCACGccgccaccaccaccaccacgctGGCACcgctgggcagcctggaggTGTGGGCACCGGAGCCCCTCACCTTCAGCCTCTGGGACTACGGGGTGTTCGGGCTGATGCTGCTGGTCTCCACGGGCATCGGGCTGTTCCATGGGTTGTCCAAGGGCGGCCAAAAGACCTCGGAGGATTTCTTCATGGGCGGCCGGCGCATGGCGGCGGTGCCGGTGGGGCTCTCGTTGTCGGCCAGCTTCATGTCGGCCATCCAGGTGCTGGGGGTGCCGGCCGAGGCGTACCGCTACGGCTCCAAGTTCCTCTGGATGTGCCTGGGGCAGCTGCTCAACACTCTGCTCACCGCACACCTCTTCTTACCCGTCTTCTACCGCCTGGGGCTCACCAGCACCTACGAGGTGGGGACGGGGGGGCTGCGTCCCCCCGTAGCGGGGACCCTGCGGGCAGGGGATGGGATTCTCCCACCCAAACCTGCGCGCTCCCTCTCTGTCCCCAGTACCTGGAGCGGCGGTTCGGACGCAGCGTGCGGCTCTGCGGGACGCTGCAGTACGTGGCGGCCACGGTGCGTCCCTGGGTTTGGGGGGGGGAACGTGGGGATGGGGGTCCCTGCCACGCTCGACCCCTAAGGGCCCCCTTGTTCCCGTGCGCGTGCTTTTTCCACGGCTCCAAAGCAAACACGGCCCCGCGGGATGGCTGTTTGGAATGGAGAGCCAAGTGTTTTTCCAGCGCCCGCAcgctgtgctggggcagcaccagcacgccacatccccccccccctttcccccccGGCACCGGGCGCCCCcctgagccccccccccccttccccacAGACGCTGTACACAGGGATCGTCATCTACGCCCCTGCCCTGATCCTCAACCAAGGTACGGGGGGGACACGCGGGACAGCATCCACGCGTCCTTGTCCCCACACCTCAGCCCAGTTCTACCCCGAGCACCAACGCTCATCACTGTTGTTTCCTCTTTAGTGACCGGTTTGGACATCTGGGCATCCCTGCTCTCCACCGGCGCCATCTGCACCTTCTACACCACCATAGTGAGAGCAGAGTGGGGGTCCCAGGGGGGGCCCTGTGGGCGCTGGCTCCCTGGCGCTCACCGCGCTCCCCCTGGCACAGGGCGGGATGAAGGCCGTCATCTGGACCGACGTCTTCCAGGTCTTTGTCATGCTCTCCGGGTTCCTCGCCGTCATCATCCGGGGGCTATTGCTGGTGGGGGGCCCCGCCAGGGCTCTGGCCATCGCCACCAACGGCTCCAGGGTGAACTTTGGAGAGTGAGTTTCtgcatcccccccccccgccgcccTGGGTGCCTTGGTGCCCGCGCTACCCCTGCTCATCCTCTGCCCTCAGCTTTGACCCCGACCCGCGGAGCCGTTACACCTTCTGGACCTTCCTGCTGGGCGGCACGCTGGTCTGGCTCTCCATGTACGGCGTGAACCAGGCGCAGGTCCAGCGCTACGTGGCCTGCAAGAGCGAGAGGGAGGCGAGGATGTGAGGCGGGGGGCGGCAGGGGGCACGCACCCCCGGTGCATGGGGGTGAGGGGCTGCGCTGGGGGGGGTGGGATGCATGGAACCCCAGCGAGCCGGCCCCTGCATCCTGCATGCATCCTGCACCTCTGCACGGACTCTGCACCCCTGCGTGGCCCCTGCACAGATCCCACCCTGCTGCGTGCACCCCTGCATGGCTCCTGCACCCTCGCATtgcccctgcagccctgcatggCCCCTGCCCAacccctgcagcccagctgcgCCCGGCGGGGCCGTGCTGTGATCGTACCCCGTGCCCGCAGAGCGCTGCTGGTCAATCAAGTGGGGCTCTTCTGCATCGTCTCCAGCGCGGTGGCCTGTGGCCTTGTGATGTTTGTGCTCTATAAGGACTGTGACCCCCTCCTGGCCGGCCACATCTCGGCCCCCGACCAGGTACGGCTGCACTGGATCCGTCCTCTTGAGCACTCAGTTGAGGGCAGCCAGGGGGAACGGGgacaaagatggggaagggggTCCCGCCTGCCCCTGACACGGCTGTGTCCCCCAGTACATGCCCTACCTGGTCCTCGACATCTTCCAGACATCTCCTGGGGTA is a genomic window containing:
- the SLC5A5 gene encoding sodium/iodide cotransporter, whose amino-acid sequence is PPIAPSRCSAAAPAHTGTCPSAGPCPRVPGGGRPHAATTTTTLAPLGSLEVWAPEPLTFSLWDYGVFGLMLLVSTGIGLFHGLSKGGQKTSEDFFMGGRRMAAVPVGLSLSASFMSAIQVLGVPAEAYRYGSKFLWMCLGQLLNTLLTAHLFLPVFYRLGLTSTYEYLERRFGRSVRLCGTLQYVAATTLYTGIVIYAPALILNQVTGLDIWASLLSTGAICTFYTTIGGMKAVIWTDVFQVFVMLSGFLAVIIRGLLLVGGPARALAIATNGSRVNFGDFDPDPRSRYTFWTFLLGGTLVWLSMYGVNQAQVQRYVACKSEREARIALLVNQVGLFCIVSSAVACGLVMFVLYKDCDPLLAGHISAPDQYMPYLVLDIFQTSPGVPGLFLACAYSGTLSTASTSINAMAAVTVEDLVKPRLPTLSPRKLMLVSKGLSLFYGTACITVAALASLLGGGVLQGSFTVMGVIGGPLLGAFVLGMFVPACNTAGVFGGLSVGLTLSLWVAVGGSLYPAPAAIAGVLPTSGAHCPLYNRTAGTNHTLMLGPLPPRHHGPEPTRPPIVGDFYAISYLYYGALGTLSTVLAGVLLSYLAGHTKRAQLPPGVLWWDITKQTSSVSPAGGTAPSGGCPTKVTPSHHPLQHPTLPPAPCSPLPSPQLCRDPQGGLCSEPPPVLLGLGLPAPGPPQHREVTEQLLQESHV
- the JAK3 gene encoding tyrosine-protein kinase JAK3; this translates as MAPLGEETPLIGERSCSLSSSEPGTLQVYLYHRAPCNPPDSTSVLTFTFGEYTAEELCVRAAKACGVLPICHPLFALATEDLSCWYPPNHLFMVEDARSQVVVYRIRFFFPNWCGLGQAHRYQLPSDRPSPVLDYPVIDYMFAQTRSDFIAGRMGLALSLAGQEECLSLAVLDMLRISKEKWQSPEQVFSCISYKSCIPEPLRCQIQQHSFLTRKRIRRRVAQSLRRMGGCRADGRCLKLKYLLDLERLQRCWAEESFHARGPDADIAIHVSADSGVSWSCSGSESRQHFCDFPDIADVSIKQASRDGSPVENRIVTLTKTDNRVLEVEFPTLREALSFVALVDGYYRLTADAHHYFCKEVAPPRLLEDVENQCHGPISSEFAVHKLKAAGAHPGLFVLRRSPQDFDSYLLTVCTETLSGRDYKRCLIRRDEDGSFWLMGLARRFCSLQELLGTYGRCGLQAEGAHLRLDTCCPPLPREKSNLLIVRSGCPRPPNSPPAPRRSPSQMTFHKINPENLIQGESLGQGSFTHIYKGIKRDQKDDEFYQTPVVLKVMDSSHRNCSESFLEAASIMSQLSHKHLVLLHGVSLGKNSIMVQEYIRHGPLDLYLKKNHSEGKVTTSWKLQVAKQLAYALNYLEDKKITHGNVSAKKVLLTREGDAASGSPPFIKLSDPGVSVTVLAKELLVERIPWVAPECLSDPQSLALPADKWGFGATTWEIFSGGNMPVSLLEPQKKLQFYESRLQLPAPRWSELAALIAQCMHYAPGRRPCFRAVIRDINSLISSDYELLSELSPTDVTLRESFWGYEHVAVGHGPALFEERHLKYISLLGKGNFGSVELCRYDPLGDSTGELVAVKKLQQDSAKELQDFEREIQILHSLQHDFIVKYRGVCYSRGEREEVYAVMLSCWAFAPGARPTFSELAARVEALRDGRGTARG